A DNA window from Luteolibacter luteus contains the following coding sequences:
- a CDS encoding HNH endonuclease, translating into MTTHALQRTTVLVLNRHWLAIDTITPAEAFGHLATGSARALKIEGDAMQAFDWEDWRSLPVEDGATVVGTTRGPVRIPTVIVLSRYDRVPIHVPRLGFRALWERDGGRCQYSGRKLTPSEANIDHIIPRSRGGRDDWENCVLADRTINARKGARTPAEAGLRLLSQPRKPRSVPSTLRIRNLWNINDWNHFLHFRE; encoded by the coding sequence ATGACCACGCACGCACTCCAACGCACGACCGTCCTGGTGCTGAACCGCCACTGGCTCGCCATCGATACCATCACCCCGGCAGAAGCTTTTGGCCACTTGGCTACCGGCAGCGCCCGGGCCCTGAAGATCGAGGGCGATGCAATGCAGGCCTTTGACTGGGAAGACTGGCGCAGCCTGCCTGTGGAAGACGGAGCAACGGTCGTCGGCACCACGCGGGGTCCGGTCCGGATCCCTACGGTCATCGTGCTTTCGCGTTATGATCGCGTGCCGATCCACGTTCCGCGCCTCGGCTTCCGGGCGTTGTGGGAAAGGGATGGCGGACGCTGCCAATACAGCGGACGCAAGCTGACCCCTTCGGAAGCAAACATCGACCACATCATTCCCCGTTCGCGCGGCGGGCGGGACGATTGGGAAAACTGTGTGCTCGCCGATCGCACCATCAATGCCCGCAAGGGCGCACGCACTCCGGCGGAAGCCGGGCTGCGCTTGCTAAGCCAGCCGCGGAAACCGCGCTCCGTCCCCTCGACGCTACGCATCCGCAACCTCTGGAACATCAACGATTGGAACCACTTCCTTCATTTCCGCGAGTGA
- a CDS encoding epimerase translates to MNRRASLKLAAAAGMAASSSSILAQEKPRPLRILILGGTGFTGPYQVRYALSRGHKITLFNRGRRPQDWPAEVEELTGDRDKGDLKSLEGREWDVCIDNPAGLPSWVRDAGKVLAGKVKHYVFISTVSVYRDSSKPGRDESTPLENYEGPDAMAETRQTLGANMALYGPLKAESEREAEKQFPGITTIIRPGLIVGPGDETDRFTYWPVRIAKGGEILAPPADDPVQVIDARDLAEWTIRMVEQRTLGVFNACGPEKELGMGKMLEEIRSGVKPEAKLVHVTTEFLQKQKVMPWGDLPCWVPGQGDSAGFSRTSNERAVKAGLTFRPVATTAADALAWFNNQPAERKSKFRAGLTEEREAEVLKAWGERK, encoded by the coding sequence ATGAACCGTCGTGCATCCCTCAAGCTCGCCGCCGCAGCTGGCATGGCTGCCTCCTCATCTTCCATTCTTGCTCAAGAAAAGCCCCGGCCTCTCAGGATACTTATCCTCGGCGGCACCGGGTTCACCGGACCCTACCAAGTCCGTTACGCGCTGTCGCGAGGTCATAAGATCACCCTCTTCAATCGTGGCCGCCGGCCCCAGGACTGGCCCGCCGAAGTGGAGGAACTCACCGGAGACCGCGACAAGGGCGACCTGAAATCCCTCGAAGGCCGAGAGTGGGACGTCTGTATCGATAATCCCGCAGGCCTACCCTCGTGGGTGCGCGATGCCGGTAAGGTGCTTGCGGGAAAAGTGAAGCACTACGTCTTCATTTCTACCGTCTCCGTCTATCGCGACAGCTCGAAGCCGGGGCGGGATGAATCCACGCCGCTCGAGAACTACGAAGGTCCCGATGCGATGGCCGAGACCCGCCAAACCCTAGGTGCGAACATGGCTCTTTACGGCCCTCTGAAAGCGGAGAGTGAGCGCGAGGCGGAAAAACAATTTCCCGGCATCACCACCATCATTCGTCCCGGCCTCATCGTGGGCCCGGGTGATGAAACCGACCGCTTTACCTATTGGCCGGTGCGTATCGCAAAAGGCGGTGAAATCCTTGCGCCTCCCGCGGATGACCCGGTCCAGGTCATTGATGCCCGCGACCTCGCGGAGTGGACCATCCGCATGGTGGAGCAGCGGACTTTAGGCGTCTTCAATGCCTGCGGTCCGGAAAAGGAGCTCGGCATGGGCAAGATGCTGGAGGAGATCCGCAGCGGGGTGAAGCCTGAGGCGAAGCTGGTCCACGTCACCACGGAGTTCCTGCAGAAGCAGAAAGTGATGCCGTGGGGAGATCTTCCCTGCTGGGTGCCGGGGCAGGGAGATAGCGCCGGCTTCTCCCGCACCAGCAATGAGCGTGCGGTAAAGGCTGGTCTCACCTTCCGTCCTGTCGCAACGACGGCGGCAGATGCGCTTGCGTGGTTTAACAACCAGCCGGCAGAACGGAAATCCAAGTTCCGCGCGGGGCTCACCGAGGAACGCGAAGCTGAGGTGCTCAAGGCGTGGGGAGAGAGGAAATGA
- a CDS encoding GNAT family N-acetyltransferase, with amino-acid sequence MILETKRSAVLETARLLLRQPEPDDVEAIVRYAGDPRVALKTTAIPYPYRVRDALEWLDAIEIDRVGGAVETFAIERKTVPGLIGVISLALRQDRCSAEVGYWLGVPYWRCGYATESLREVLRHAFVDRGLLYVTGWHMIENPASGKVMQKGRMIFENIVAGGIKRGDEFHDRVNYGLFADEWQNAIA; translated from the coding sequence ATGATTCTTGAAACCAAGCGTAGCGCCGTCCTCGAGACTGCGCGCCTTCTACTCCGACAACCGGAACCGGACGACGTCGAGGCGATCGTTCGCTATGCAGGTGATCCGCGCGTGGCCCTGAAGACCACTGCCATTCCGTATCCCTATCGGGTTCGCGACGCATTGGAGTGGCTGGATGCCATCGAGATTGATCGGGTCGGTGGCGCGGTGGAAACCTTTGCCATCGAGCGCAAGACCGTCCCGGGGCTCATCGGTGTCATCAGCCTTGCCTTGCGGCAGGACCGCTGCAGCGCGGAGGTCGGCTACTGGCTGGGCGTCCCGTACTGGCGCTGCGGTTATGCCACCGAGTCGCTTCGCGAAGTGCTCCGTCACGCCTTCGTCGATCGCGGGCTCCTCTACGTCACCGGCTGGCACATGATCGAAAACCCGGCTTCGGGAAAGGTCATGCAGAAGGGCCGCATGATCTTCGAGAACATCGTCGCCGGCGGAATCAAGCGCGGCGACGAGTTCCACGACCGCGTGAACTACGGCCTCTTTGCCGACGAGTGGCAGAACGCCATCGCTTAA
- a CDS encoding PKD domain-containing protein, protein MTWSKFSGPGAVNFQNASSEDTTAIFSAPGDYVLRLTASDGNLESTKDLTVHSGVTPVQLINADINAPRAGSGSLSDGVVTVSGAGNDIYGSGDQFHFYYTEVTGDFDFRARLASKTISATGAHTALMARQSLTANSIHAAVSQEGTGSTYLMQRASTGGSTTINIGSAVTNTPPTWMRLARSGDSIRGYISDDGVTWTEKGPITPALPSTVLLGFAVSNSEASNSAALNVATFDSISGLRSGNVGAVVAAGPDQNITVLQAALTGSSTDDGQPNPPGVLSTRWTKISGPGTVDFTNANSLVTNVNFSMAGNYVLRLTADDGQVKTFDDIFITMPSAFGSWRTAKFGALAGDPSVSGPDADPNGNGLANLAEYALGTDPLAEGSGNVLRSEVENDRLKLSFTRDEAATDVTITVQASDALEGTWTDLARSVAGAPFAPLQAGISVQENGGGPVVDVVLVDAYAISDPAQPRRFLRVLVTED, encoded by the coding sequence GTGACGTGGAGCAAGTTCAGCGGTCCCGGGGCGGTAAACTTCCAGAACGCTTCGTCGGAAGATACCACGGCGATTTTCTCGGCACCCGGTGACTACGTCCTGCGTCTCACGGCGAGCGATGGAAACTTGGAGTCCACGAAAGATCTAACAGTCCATTCCGGAGTCACGCCGGTACAGCTGATCAATGCGGACATCAACGCGCCGCGGGCTGGCAGCGGCAGCTTGTCGGATGGCGTGGTTACGGTTTCGGGCGCAGGCAACGACATCTACGGCTCCGGCGACCAGTTCCACTTTTACTACACGGAAGTGACTGGTGACTTCGATTTCCGGGCACGTCTGGCGAGCAAGACGATCAGCGCTACCGGCGCGCATACCGCTCTGATGGCTCGCCAGAGCCTGACGGCGAACTCGATTCATGCCGCCGTCTCCCAGGAAGGCACGGGCAGCACGTACTTGATGCAGCGGGCGAGCACGGGCGGAAGCACCACAATCAATATCGGCAGTGCCGTCACGAACACGCCGCCGACCTGGATGCGCCTGGCTCGCAGCGGCGATAGCATTCGCGGCTACATCTCGGACGACGGCGTGACCTGGACAGAGAAGGGGCCGATCACTCCGGCGCTGCCAAGCACCGTGCTGCTCGGCTTCGCGGTTTCGAATTCTGAAGCAAGCAACAGCGCCGCGCTCAATGTTGCGACTTTCGACAGTATCAGCGGCCTGCGCAGCGGAAACGTCGGAGCAGTCGTCGCAGCGGGTCCCGATCAAAACATCACCGTCCTCCAGGCGGCCTTGACCGGAAGTTCGACCGATGACGGTCAGCCAAACCCACCGGGTGTTTTGAGCACGCGTTGGACGAAGATCAGCGGTCCCGGCACTGTTGATTTTACGAATGCGAACTCCCTCGTGACGAATGTGAACTTCTCCATGGCGGGTAACTATGTCCTGCGTCTCACCGCGGACGATGGGCAGGTGAAGACCTTCGATGATATCTTCATCACGATGCCTTCCGCTTTCGGTTCATGGCGCACCGCGAAGTTCGGCGCGCTGGCGGGAGACCCATCTGTTTCGGGGCCGGATGCGGACCCGAACGGCAATGGTCTCGCGAATCTGGCGGAGTATGCCCTCGGCACGGACCCGCTGGCTGAGGGCTCGGGAAATGTGCTCCGGAGCGAAGTAGAAAACGACCGTCTCAAGCTTAGCTTCACCCGTGATGAGGCGGCTACGGATGTGACAATCACCGTGCAAGCCAGTGATGCCCTCGAGGGGACATGGACGGATCTTGCTCGGAGTGTGGCCGGAGCGCCCTTCGCGCCTCTGCAAGCCGGGATCAGTGTCCAGGAGAACGGAGGCGGTCCCGTGGTGGATGTCGTCTTGGTCGATGCCTACGCCATCAGCGATCCCGCCCAGCCGCGCCGCTTTTTGCGGGTGCTAGTGACTGAAGATTGA